One Rhinolophus sinicus isolate RSC01 linkage group LG06, ASM3656204v1, whole genome shotgun sequence DNA window includes the following coding sequences:
- the TMEM80 gene encoding transmembrane protein 80 isoform X3, translating to MAAARRGSVSSTALSSVPLQMMLYLSAAYGALYFLATLLMVTYKSQVFSYPPSHLVLDLTLLFLLGILEATRLYLGTKGNLTEAEVPLAASLVLTVAGALLCVYFLLWQTLVLWADSVLSATRLTLHSLEAVLQVVAIAAFIS from the exons ATGGCGGCTGCGCGGAGAG GGAGCGTTTCCTCCACGGCC TTGTCCTCGGTCCCCCTGCAAATGATGCTCTATCTCAGTGCTGCTTATGGCGCCCTTTACTTCCTAGCTACACTCCTGATGGTCACGTACAAAA GTCAGGTTTTCAGTTATCCTCCAAGTCACCTGGTCCTCGACCTGACTCTGCTGTTCCTGCTGGGGATTCTGGAAGCAACTCGCTTGTACTTGG GCACCAAGGGCAACCTGACAGAGGCTGAGGTACCACTGGCCGCCAGCCTGGTCCTCACGGTGGCCGGTGCCTTGCTGTGTGTCTACTTCCTGCTCTGGCAGACCCTCGTGCTGTGGGCCGACTCCGTCCTCAGTGCCACACGCCTGACGCTGCACAGCCTGGAAGCCGTCCTGCAGGTGGTGGCCATCGCTGCCTTCATCAGCTAA
- the TMEM80 gene encoding transmembrane protein 80 isoform X1: MVSAHHGHRRVPELCLGVCTPPLGGAAPSLAARPPGLLGESLTTCQLSSVPLQMMLYLSAAYGALYFLATLLMVTYKSQVFSYPPSHLVLDLTLLFLLGILEATRLYLGTKGNLTEAEVPLAASLVLTVAGALLCVYFLLWQTLVLWADSVLSATRLTLHSLEAVLQVVAIAAFIS, encoded by the exons ATGGTGTCCGCGCACCATGGCCACCGGCGGGTACCTGAGCTGTGCCTGGGTGTTTGCACGCCTCCTCTAGGTGGGGCAGCACCCTCTCTTGCCGCCCgccccccagggctgctgggcGAGTCCTTAACCACCTGCCAGTTGTCCTCGGTCCCCCTGCAAATGATGCTCTATCTCAGTGCTGCTTATGGCGCCCTTTACTTCCTAGCTACACTCCTGATGGTCACGTACAAAA GTCAGGTTTTCAGTTATCCTCCAAGTCACCTGGTCCTCGACCTGACTCTGCTGTTCCTGCTGGGGATTCTGGAAGCAACTCGCTTGTACTTGG GCACCAAGGGCAACCTGACAGAGGCTGAGGTACCACTGGCCGCCAGCCTGGTCCTCACGGTGGCCGGTGCCTTGCTGTGTGTCTACTTCCTGCTCTGGCAGACCCTCGTGCTGTGGGCCGACTCCGTCCTCAGTGCCACACGCCTGACGCTGCACAGCCTGGAAGCCGTCCTGCAGGTGGTGGCCATCGCTGCCTTCATCAGCTAA
- the TMEM80 gene encoding transmembrane protein 80 isoform X2: protein MCPTWLVWPQVEPSFASAPELPGSVSSTALSSVPLQMMLYLSAAYGALYFLATLLMVTYKSQVFSYPPSHLVLDLTLLFLLGILEATRLYLGTKGNLTEAEVPLAASLVLTVAGALLCVYFLLWQTLVLWADSVLSATRLTLHSLEAVLQVVAIAAFIS, encoded by the exons ATGTGCCCCACCTGGCTGGTCTGGCCTCAGGTGGAGCCGAGCTTTGCTTCTGCTCCCGAGCTCCCAG GGAGCGTTTCCTCCACGGCC TTGTCCTCGGTCCCCCTGCAAATGATGCTCTATCTCAGTGCTGCTTATGGCGCCCTTTACTTCCTAGCTACACTCCTGATGGTCACGTACAAAA GTCAGGTTTTCAGTTATCCTCCAAGTCACCTGGTCCTCGACCTGACTCTGCTGTTCCTGCTGGGGATTCTGGAAGCAACTCGCTTGTACTTGG GCACCAAGGGCAACCTGACAGAGGCTGAGGTACCACTGGCCGCCAGCCTGGTCCTCACGGTGGCCGGTGCCTTGCTGTGTGTCTACTTCCTGCTCTGGCAGACCCTCGTGCTGTGGGCCGACTCCGTCCTCAGTGCCACACGCCTGACGCTGCACAGCCTGGAAGCCGTCCTGCAGGTGGTGGCCATCGCTGCCTTCATCAGCTAA